One genomic window of Candidatus Zixiibacteriota bacterium includes the following:
- the cobO gene encoding cob(I)yrinic acid a,c-diamide adenosyltransferase translates to MSENTRQEKGLLIVYTGDGKGKTTAALGMTVRAIGYDWQVCIIQFIKGSWKYGELDGIKKLAPNVELNVMGEGFVGIIDDKKSFEEHRAAARKAYEMALEKISAQKYQLIILDELNVAVNLGLISREELENIIAAKPENLHLVITGRSAIKWLIDKADLVTEMKEIKHPYQKGILAQKGVDF, encoded by the coding sequence ATGAGCGAAAATACAAGACAGGAAAAAGGATTGCTGATTGTCTATACCGGGGACGGCAAAGGGAAAACCACGGCGGCGCTCGGGATGACTGTGCGTGCGATCGGCTACGACTGGCAGGTCTGTATTATCCAGTTCATCAAGGGAAGCTGGAAATATGGCGAGCTGGATGGAATAAAAAAACTGGCGCCCAATGTGGAACTGAATGTCATGGGTGAGGGATTTGTCGGCATAATCGATGATAAGAAGAGTTTCGAGGAACACCGCGCCGCCGCCCGCAAAGCATACGAAATGGCTCTGGAAAAAATATCCGCGCAGAAATATCAACTGATCATTCTCGATGAATTGAACGTGGCGGTTAATCTCGGCCTGATAAGCCGGGAGGAACTGGAAAACATCATTGCTGCCAAGCCGGAGAACCTCCATCTGGTCATCACCGGGCGAAGTGCTATCAAATGGCTGATCGATAAAGCTGATCTGGTGACCGAAATGAAGGAGATAAAACATCCCTATCAGAAAGGGATTCTGGCCCAGAAAGGGGTCGATTTTTGA